Below is a window of Gaiellales bacterium DNA.
CTCCCACACGTCGAGGTCGTACTCGCCCAGCGAGCCGGAGGCGGCGTCCATCCGCAGCACCGCGAGCAGCGACGTGCGCTCGCCCGAGCCACCGGCCAGGCTGAGCGCCGTCAGCTCGCGCGCGCGAACGAGCGCCGGCGAGGCACCCACCTCGCGCAGCCAGCCGTTCACCGACAGCCGGTCGAGCCGCTCCGCGTCGGGGTGGCTCCACGGGTCGTCCGGGTCGACCGAGCGCGACAGCTCCATGAACAGCCCGCCGACGCGGGCGGCGTCCTCGCGGTCGGCCTCCGTCATCCAGGGGGCGAAGTCGCCGCGCCAGGTGCCGTCGACCAGGTCGAACGTCGTCTCGCCCGGCTCGGCGACGTAGCTCGGCCGCGTCGTCAGGCCGAGCTCCGCCACGAGCTCGAGGTAGGCGGTGTGGAAGTCGCCGACGAGCTCGCCGCCGAGCTGGACGGTGCGGCCATCGGCAATCTGGGCCTGCTCGACGCGGCCGCCGGGGCGGTCGCGCGCCTCCAGCACGACGACGTCGCAGCCGGCGGCCGCGAGGTCGCGCGCCGCCGCGAGCCCGGCCAGGCCGGCGCCCACGACCACAACCTTCGTCATCGCGCGTCCGGGCCGTGCACCCGCTGGAGGAGCGACTGCACACGGTCGCGCTCGGCGTCGACGACCGGCTCCTCGCCGGGCACGGTGAGCGCCAGCAGGTAGTGGTTCCACAGCACGTCGACGACCAGGCCGGCCAGCGCGTCGGGTTCGAAGCGGTCGAGGTAGCGCGCGAGCAGCTCCCGCGGCTCGCGCAGGTACGCCAGCCAGTCCCGATAGGAGCCGTGCAGGATGATCCGCTCCACCCGCTGGATCTCGGCCTGCTCGCCCCCGGCCGGCTCGTCGAGCGCGGCCCGCAGCGCGGCAACCGCGGCGGGCAGCTGGGACTCGCCCTCGGGGGTCAGGAACAGCCAGCGGTCGCGCCAGTCCTCGTCGTGCGCGAACGCGGTCTTCGGTGCGGAGACGTTGACGCTCATCGGGTCGGCGGGGTATCCTGACTGATCAGTCAGTCAGGACTCAACACCATCATGACCGAGCCCACCGCGAATCGCAAGCACCTGATCCTGGACGCCGCCTGCAGGGCGATCGCGACCAATGGCGCCGCCGCCGTGCGCGTGTCCGACGTCGCCCGCGAGGCCGGCGTCTCGACGGCGCTCGTGCACTACTACTTCCCCTCCCGCGCCGAGGTGATCGTCGAGGCGTTCGCGCACGCCGACGACCTCGCCGACGCTGTCGCGGAGGAGCATCTCGCGCAGCTCGCGAACGGGCGCGAGCGGGTGGAGCGACTGATCCTGACGTGGGCCGGCGACGACCCCGCCATCCGCACGAACTGGGCCGTCTGGAACGAGATGTGGCAGTACGCGGCCCACAACGACGAGGCCCGCGTCATGGTCGCCGAGTCGCATCAGCTGTGGCTCGACCAGGTCGCCCAGCTGATCGCGGAGGGAGTCGCCGACGGCTCGATCCGGTCAGACGTGGACGTCGACGGCGCCGCCCGGCGGCTGGCCGCCTGCGTCGACGACTGGGGCCGCGAGACGCTGATCGGGATGCGCACGCCGGCGGGGATGCGGACAGCGCTCGCCGCCGCGACGACGCACGAGCTCGGGCCCGTGCACCGCGCCCGGGGGAGGGCGGCATGAGCGCCGACGTCGCCCCTCGCACCCTGCCGGCGTGGGCGTATCGCAGCCCGGAGCTGTACCAGGCCGAGCGGCGCGAGATCTTCGCCCGCAACTGGCTCCTGGTCGGGCACGTCAGCCAGGTGCGCAAGCCCGGCGACTACGTCTCGATGACGGTCGCCGGCGAGCCGATCGCCGTCGTCCGCGGCAAGGACGGCGAGCTGCGGGCCTTCTCGAACGTCTGCCGCCACCGCGCCGCCCGCGTCCTCGACGGCGCCGGCAACTGCGGCAAGGCGATGCGCTGCCCCTACCACGGCTGGACCTACGGGCTCGACGGAAGCCTGCTGGCGATCCCCGAGAAGACCGGCTTCCCCGGCTTCGACAAGGACGCGAACGGCCTCTGGCCGCTCTCGGTCGGCGTCGCCTCCGGCTTCGTCTTCGCGAGCCTCTCGCCCGAGCCGCCGCCGCTCGCCGAGTACCTGGGCCCGTTCCAGGAGTGGCTCGCGCCCTACCGGCCGGAGCGGCTGGTGAAGAACGCGGAGGCGACCGACATCCTCCCGATCAACTGGAAGAACTCGATCGACAATTACCTCGAGGGCTACCACATCCCGGTCGGCCATCCCGGCCTCCTGCGAATGCTCGATTACAAGCGGTACCTGGTCGAGACGACCGGCTCGCGGGTGTCGATCGCGCGCAGCCCGATGCGCGACAAGACGTCGCAGAACCTCCAGGAGCGGCTCTACCAGCGGCTGATGCGGCCGATGCCGGGCCTGCGCGAGCCGGAGAACCGGGAGTGGAACTTCATCTTCGCGTTCCCCGCGATGACGTTCAACCTCTACCCCGACCAGATCGACTTCTGGCTCAACTACCCGCTGGACGAGCGCCGCACCCTGTCGGTGTGGCAGTCGTTCCGGCCGCCCGAGACGGCCGGCCGCCGCGACCGGATCGTCCGCCGCCTGAACACGAGGATCAACAGCCTCGTCCAGCACGAGGACAACGACCTGACCGCCCGCGTGCAGGAGGGGCTCGGCTCGAGCCTCTACCGCGCCGGGGTGATCGGGGCGCGCGAGAACGGCCTTCTGCACTTCCACGACCTGATCAGAGACGCCATCCCCGCGACGGCGATCGACGACGAAGACGAGGGCGTCCGTGCCCTCGCCGCCGGGGCGCCTGCGTGAACGAGCGCACACCCTCGGAAACGTCAAACCGGCCCGGGGGGAGTATCGTCGTAGCGAGCGTGATCCATCACGGGAGGGACCGATGACGCTGCATCCGAAGGAGCCGCGCGGCCACACGCGGCGTGATCTGCTGGCCCGCGCCGGGGGCGCGGCGCTCGGCATCTCGAGCGCCGGGTCGATCCTGGCGGCATGCTCGAACAGCACCTCGACGGGCGGCGGGCCGAGCAGTGCCGGCGCGGCGCCGACCGGCCCGGGCGGCCTGCCCCTGGCCCGGCCTGACACGCGCGTCACGCTGCCGCGCTGGGAGGACCCGATCGCGTCCGGGCTGAAGCCCGAGACCGGCGGCACGTTCCAGGTCTACAACTATCCGGACTACCTGTACACGAAGCTCCTCAAGGAGTTCTGCGCCAAGTACGACGTCACGCCGGTCTACACGCCCTTCGACAACATCGCGTCCGGCATCCAGCGGCTCGCCTCCGGCTCGGTGCATCCCGACGTCATGGAGATGACGCCCGACAACCTCGACCAGGTCGTTGCCGGCAGGCTCATCAAGCCGCTGAACCTCGACTACATCCCGAACCTGCAGAAGAACATCTGGCCGCAGCTGGTCTCCCCGTTCTACGACGTCGGCTCCCGCTACACGGTGCCCTACACCTGCTACGCGACGGGGCTGTTCTGGCGCAACGACCACGTCAAGCAGGACATCGCGTCGATGAAGCAGCCGTGGGACATCCTGTGGGAGTCACAGTCCTACAGCGGCAAGGTGGCCCTGCTCTCCGAGGACCGCGAGACCATCGCGATGGCGCTCCTGCGGCGCGGGATCACCGACATCAACACCGAGGATCCCAAGCTGATCAACCGCGCCGTCGACGACCTGAAGCAGCTCTACGGCATCTGCAACATCAAGGTCGGCGACTCGCAGTACCAGACGATCCCCGAGGGCACCGCCTGGCTGAACCAGGCCTGGTCGGGCGATCCGCTCGCCGGCTACTTCTACTACATGCCCAAGGGCACCTCGCCGAAGGTGCTCTCCTACTGGAAGGCGCCCAAGGGCCACGTCCCGGTCCAGAACGACTGCTGGTCGATCTGCGCCACGACGAAGAAGCCCGTGCTGTCGCACCTGTGGCTGAACTACATGTCCGACAACGGCGTCGCCTACTCGAACTTCGTGAACTTCAACGGCTACCAGCCGCCGCTGAACGAGATCGACCCGGCCACGCTCGTCAAGAAGGGGGTCATCCCCGAGACGCTCAACACGTGCGTGCTCACGAACGACGACTTCGGGCCGGCCTCCATCCAGGAGATGACCCTGACCGACGCCGGCCGGGCGCTCTGGCAGAACGGCTACTCCGAGTTCCTGGCGGGATAGCGGATGTATCCCCGCTGGCTCTGGCGAGGGTTCGCGCTACCGGGCGTCGTCTGGCTGATCCTGCTCTTCATCATCCCGTTCTACGCGGTGACCGCGGTCGCCTTCGGGCAGGTCAACCCGACGCTGCTCACACCGGAGCCGGTCTGGAACCCGCTCCAATGGAACGTCGGATGGATGAACGAGGCCATCACCCGCCTGCGGCCGGGCGGCGACCTGTGGGTCGTGGTCGTGCGCACGATCGAATACGTGGTCGTCTCGGTCGGGATGTGCATCGCGATCGGCTATCCGGTGGCCTACTACATCGCCCGGCACGCGACGCGGACGAAGAGCCTGCTCCTGATCCTCCTGATCCTGCCGCTCTGGATCAGCTACCTGATGCGGATGCTGGCGTGGGTGAACCTGCTCGCCCCGGACGGCTACGTGAACCGGTTCCTGGTGTGGAGCCACGTCATCAGCACGCCGTACGGCTGGCTCGACGGGCGCCCGATCACCGTGGTCTTCGCGCTCATCTACGGCTACATCCCCTTCTTCATCCTGCCCCTGTACGCCTCGCTCGACCGGATCGACAAGAGCTTCCTCGAGGCGGCCCGTGACCTCGGCGCGAGCCCGGTCCGCACCTTCCTGCACGTGACCCTGCCGCTCTCGAAGACCGGCATCCTGGGCGGGTGCGTGCTGGTCGCCCTGCCGATGTTCGGCGACTACTACACCCCGAACATCGTCTCCGGCGCACCGACCACGTCGATGCTCGGAAACCAGATCGACCTCTACTTCCACTACACGTCGCAGCCGACGATCGGCGCGGCGCTGACGCTGATCCTGTCCGTGTTCCTCGTGGTGCTGATGGCCTACTACATGGTCACGGTCGCCCGGGCGACGAAGGAGCAGCAGGCATGACCACGACGACGTCCGCGCCTCCACGCACCGCGGCCCCAGCCCCGCGGCCCTCGGCCGGGCGGCGCATCCGCTCCTGGTTCGCCAACCCGTGGGGCCGGCCGCGTTTCCTGGTGCTGATCACCTGGACGTACATGATCTGGGCGATCGTCCCGGTGCTGATCGCGGTGCAGTACTCGTTCAACGACAGCCGCTCGCGCACCATCTGGGCCGGCTTCTCGACCCGCTGGTACATCAGCGACCCGAGCTCCGTCATCAACGACCCGACCCTGTCGTCGGCGCTGCAGCAGAGCCTGAAGCTGGCCGCGGCCGATGTGATCATCGCGACGCCGATCGGCGTGCTGCTGGCGCTCGGCCTGGCCCGGTGGCGGGGGCGCGGCTCGGGGACGTCCAACTTCATCATGCTGTTCCCGCTCGTGACCCCGGAGATCGTGATGGGCGTGTCGCTCCTGCTCGTGTTCACGAACCTCTTCACGTTCATCCACACGGGCACCTTCGCCCAGATCCTCGGCCACGTCACCTTCTCGATCTCATACGTGGTGGTGATCGTCCGCGGGCGCCTGTTCTCGATCGGGAGACAGTACGAGGAGGCGGCCGCCGATCTCGGCGCGTCGCCGCGCGTGGCGCTCGTGAAGGTGCTGCTGCCGCTGCTGACGCCGGCGATCGTGGCGGGCGCGGCCATCTGCTTCGCGATCTCGATCGACGACTTCGTGATCTCGTACTGGCTCTCGAGCGGCGGCAACACGACGACCGTGCCGATGGCGATCTACGCGGCCACCCGCGCCGCGCCGCTGCCGTCGACGAACGCGATCGCCACGATCCTCTCCCTGATCACCCTCGCGTCGGTCATCCTCGGCTACGTCGGCTACCGCGTCTTCACGCGCGGCGAGCGCCAGGCAGGCCAGGGCATGGTCGGCGACATGGCGGCCTTCGACATCTGATGGGCCGCGTCCGACTTCGGATGATTGGTAGGGTGGTTTGATGGCAGGCGAAGTCTCCCTGGTCGACTTGGTCAAGCGCTTCGGCGACGTCGCCGCGGTGGCCGGGATCAACGTCGACATGCCGAGCGGCGAGTTCTTCTCGATGCTGGGCCCGTCGGGGTGTGGGAAGACGACGACGCTGCGGATGATCGCGGGGTTCGAGCAGCCGACCGAGGGCAGGATCCTTCTGGACGGCACCGATATGGCCTACACGCCGCCGCACAAGCGGAACGTCAACACCGTCTTCCAGAACTACGCCCTGTTCCCGCATCTGAACGTGCACGACAACGTCGCGTTCGGCCTGCGCCGGCAGAAGGTGGGAAAGCAGGAGCTTCGCCAGCGTGTCTCCGAGGCGCTCGAGCTGGTGCAGCTGAACGGGTTCGAGAAGCGAAAGCCGGGGCAGATGTCGGGCGGCCAGCAGCAGCGCGTCGCGCTGGCGCGCGCGCTCGTCCTGAAGCCGGCGGTGCTGCTTTTGGACGAGCCGCTGGGGGCGCTCGACGCGAAGCTGCGAAAGGCGCTCCAGATCGAGCTCAAGGCGTTGCAGCAGCAGGTCGGGATCACCTTCGTCTACGTCACCCACGACCAGGAAGAGGCGCTCACGATGAGCGACCGCATCGCGGTCATGGCCGACGGCCGGGTGGAGCAGATCGGCCCGCCCCAGGAGGTGTACGAGGCGCCCGAGACGGTGTTCGTGGCCGACTTCCTGGGCGTGTCCAACATGATGGACGCAGACGCCGTCGGCGGCGCCAACATCTGCCGTCTGATGGTCGGCGACTTCGAGCTCGACGCGCTCAAGGGAAAGACCGACGCCCGCGGCCCAAGCAAGGTCACCATCCGCCCCGAGCGCGTCCACCTGGAAGACCAGGACACGAGCGGCCCCAACCGCATCCCCGGCATGGTCGAACGGCTCGTCTACCTCGGCAACAGTGTCCAGGTCATCACCCGCCTCGCCATCGGCACCACGATCCAGGTGCTCGTCCAGAACGCCGGCGAAGAGATCCCCTGGAAGCAGGGCACCCCCATCCAGGCCTACCTGCCACCCGAAGCGCTGCGCGTGCTCACCGACACCGGCGCCGCGCTCGCCAAGCTCGACGAAGAAGCGGTCGAGCCGGTCTAGCAGCGTGGCCGCGGCGCCGGACGAGGAGACCGTCTCCGTCCGCCGCGAGGGCGCGGTCGCAGTCGTCGAGCTGCGCCGTGAGCGCAAGCTGAACGCGCTCTCGACCGCGATGGAGGAGCGGCTGGACGCCGCCGTCGCGAGCGCGGACGTGCGCGAGAGCCGCTGCGTGGTCTTCGCCGGCGGCGCGCGGGCGTTCTCGGCGGGCGCCGACGTCACCGAGTTCCGCGACGCGGACGCCGCCTCGGTCGCGGCCTACTACGCCGGCACCGGCGGCGTGTACGAGCGGATCGCGCGGCTGCCGCAGCCGACGCTCGCGGCCGTCTCGGGGTACTGCCTCGGCGGCGGACTCGAGCTCGCCCTCGCCGCCGACATCCGCATCGCCTGCCCCTCGGCCGACTTCGGCCTGCCCGAGGCGGGGCTCGGCATCATCCCGAGCTCCGGCGGCGTGCTGCGGCTGACCCGCGCGGTCGGCCCCGCCCGAGCGAAGGAGCTGATCCTGCGCGGGCGCCGGTTCGGCGCGGACGAGGCGCACGCGATCGGTCTCGTGGCCGAGGTGGCGGACGATGCGCGCGCCCGGGCGCTCGAGATCGCCGCCGAGCTGGCCGCGCGGCCGCCACTCGCCCTGCGGACCGCCAAGGCGACGATCGACCTGGCCGCGGAGTCGTCGCGCGAGGCGGCGGTCCTGATGGAGCAGCTGGCCTACGGCATGCTGGCCCAGACGCCGGAGGCACAGGACGCAGCAACCGCCTTCACCGAGAAGCGCGAATCGGGGTCAGACCCCGAACGGCGGCGGTGACAGTTCCGTGACGGAAACGTTCGGGGTCTGACCCCGTTACCGCGGGCGGCCGACCAGCACGCCGCCACCGTACAGGCCGACGTAGATGTGGCGATCGCCGGAGACCGCCAGGTCGCTCGGGTTGACGGCGGCCGACCGGAAGTAGTCGGTGGCGACGTCGATCCCGCCGACGAGCATCCGGCGCGGGTTCGAGAGCGACAGTTCATAGCGGACGCCGCCACGGTTCCGGACGAGCGCCGGCGGGTGCAGGCGCGGCATGTCGTTCGGGGTCTGCTGGCAGTTCCCCCAGTGATCGAGCGTGTGGATGCCCTTCCAGTCGGTGTCCGTCGCCCAGGCCTCGCCCGCCCGCGGGCCGGCCTGCACCTGGATGATCTCGGAGCCGTCGAGGCCGTTCATCGCGGGTCGCCAGATCTTGCCGCCGTCGCGGGTGGCCATGATGCCGCTGCGGCCGGCCGAGTAGCAGATGTTCGGGTTGGCCGGGTCGACGGCGAGCTGGCTGACCGAGTAGCCGTGCTTGGCGAGGCCCGGCCAGGACGACGCCAGCCACCAGTTGCGGTTCGTGCCCAGCACCTGGTTGGAGATGTTGACGGGCTTCGTCGTCCAGACGAAGGTGCGGCCGGCGTTCGTCGACTTCGCGATGTAGCGGTGGTCGGTCATGCCGATCCCGTTGCCGACCCAGAGGACGCCGCCGTGGCCGGAGACCGACGAGAGATGACAGCCGCTGAACGTCGCCGGCGCGAGCTGCGTCCACGCGCCAGTCGCGTTGACGCGGTAGAGCCCGAACGTGCCGCAGGCGGCGTAGACGACGCCGTCGACGACGGCGATGTCCTCGACCACGGCCGGCGCCCCTGGGACGGGCGCCACCGTGGCCGTGCCGCGAGGATTCGTGATCCGCCAGACCTGCGAGCCGGCCCGGTCGCTCGTGCGGAAGCTGGCCGCGAGCAGCGAGCCGTCAGGGCAGATGCAGAGGGCCGCCCAGGCCAGCTGCGGCGCGACGGCCGGGAGGCCGAGCGGCACGAGCGTGGCGCCGCCGTCCTGGGAGCGCATCAGGCCCTGGCGGGTCAGCATGTAGACGTACTCCTTGCCCGACGCGGAGTCATAGTCGACCGCGATCAGGTGGCCGACGGCGCGGGGGACGGCCCCGGCTGTGCCGTGGGGCAGGTAGGTCGAGAAGCCGACGTGCGTGTTGCGCCGCTCGAGCTTGAGCGAGCCGGGGGCGACGGCGCCGAGGTAGCCCTGGTTCGAGGCGTTCTTGAGAACGCCGATCCCGAAGTAGCGCAGGCCCGGCGTCTTGCGGGAGTACGCCACTGCGCGCCCGTAGATCGCGCCAATTGACGTGGCGCCGGTCATCGTCGGATACCAGAGGTCGCCGCCCGTACGGGTGGCGAACTCGCCCCAGACGTCGCCGGCCGCCGCCGCGCAGCCCGGGTTGAGCGGGTCGGTGGCCATCGCGTTGCAGTAGCCGCCGCCGTCCATCGCGCCCTTGCTCCAGGTGTACGACGGGCGGGTCGCGGCGTGCACGACGACGCCGGCCAGCAGGTTGGTCTGTGCCACCATGCCGGCCGCGCCCACGAGCAGTCCCCGACGATTCAGCCTCACACCCCGGGGATCGGACGCGAGTGGTCGTTCTTTAGGCCGCCCTCGGTACGATCGGGGGATGCGCGGCCGGGTGCTGATCTGCGACACCGAGTTCCCGATCGCGACGGCGCGCGAGATCCTGCCGGAGGCCGAGGCGGGGAGCGTCGCGGACGCCGGGCCGGGCATCGCCGCGCTGCTCGTCTCGCCCGAGTCGCCGGTGAGCGCCGCCGACATCGCCCGGGCCCCGGACCTGCGCCTGATCGCCACGGCGAGCGTCGGCACCGACCACATCGCGATGGACGCCGCGCAGGCCCGCGGCATCGACGTGGTGAACGTGCCCGACTACTGCGTCGAGGAGGTCTCCGACCATGCGCTGGCGATGGTCGTTGCGCTGCGGCGCGGGCTGATCGCCGGCGACCGGTCGGTGCAGGCGGGAGCGTGGGACTGGACGGCGGTGGGCGCGATCGGCCTGCTGACAGGCACTCGTCTCGGGGTGATCGGCTTCGGGCGGATCGGCCGCCGCCTGGCGGCGAGCGCGGAGGCGCTCGGCATGGAGGTGCGCCACCACGATCCGTTCGTCGCCGGCGGCATGGAGCTCGACGACCTGCTGGCGTGGGCCGACGCGATCTCGCTGCACAGCCCGCTGACCGAGGAGACGCGCGGCATGATCGACGAGCACCGTCTCGGACTGATGCGGCCGGGCGCGATCCTCGTGAACACGGCCCGCGGCGCCGTCGTCGACCGCGAGGCGCTGAAGGCGGCGACCCACGTGCAGGCCGCGTTCGACAACGTCTGGGAGCGGCCGCCGGGGGCCGACCTGCTCGGCCTGCCCCACCTGACGATGACGCCCTACGTCGGCTGGTACTCGGCCGGCCGGGAGCTCGAGCCGTACCTGCGCGCGGCGCAGGCGGTCGCCGAGGCGCTCAGCGCCCGATGAGGCTGCGGGAGATGATGAGGCGCTGGATGTCGGACGTGCCCTCCTCGATCTCCTCGAGCTTGGCGTCGCGCATCCACTTCTCGACCGGGTACTCGCGCGAGTAGCCCCACCCGCCGAGCGTCTGCACGGCCGCCCAGGTGCACCAGGTGGCGGCCTCGGACGCGAACAGCTTCGCCATCGCAGCCTCGGCGGGCACGTGCCTGCCGGCGTCCATCGAGCGGGCGGCGCGGTGGGTGAGCAGGCGGGCGGCGTCGATCCGCGTGGCCATGTCGGCGAGCCGGAACCCGACGGCCTGGTGGTGGCCGATCGGCTTGCCGAAGGCCGTGCGCTCGCGGGCGTACTCGGTGGCGTACTCGAGCGCCGCCCGGGCGATGCCGATCGCGCCGGCGGCGAGATGGATGCGTGACTCGTCGAAGGTGTGCATCAGGCTGTAGAAGCCCTTGCCCTCCTCGCCGAGCAGCCTGTCGGCGGGCAGGTCGACGTCCTGCAGGAAGACCTCGGTCGAGACGATCGCGCGCTGGCCGTGCTTTCGCATCGGCTCGCCGAACGAGACTCCGGCGTCGCCCTTCTCGACCACGAACGCGGTCACGCC
It encodes the following:
- a CDS encoding TetR family transcriptional regulator C-terminal domain-containing protein; translation: MTEPTANRKHLILDAACRAIATNGAAAVRVSDVAREAGVSTALVHYYFPSRAEVIVEAFAHADDLADAVAEEHLAQLANGRERVERLILTWAGDDPAIRTNWAVWNEMWQYAAHNDEARVMVAESHQLWLDQVAQLIAEGVADGSIRSDVDVDGAARRLAACVDDWGRETLIGMRTPAGMRTALAAATTHELGPVHRARGRAA
- a CDS encoding aromatic ring-hydroxylating dioxygenase subunit alpha, with translation MSADVAPRTLPAWAYRSPELYQAERREIFARNWLLVGHVSQVRKPGDYVSMTVAGEPIAVVRGKDGELRAFSNVCRHRAARVLDGAGNCGKAMRCPYHGWTYGLDGSLLAIPEKTGFPGFDKDANGLWPLSVGVASGFVFASLSPEPPPLAEYLGPFQEWLAPYRPERLVKNAEATDILPINWKNSIDNYLEGYHIPVGHPGLLRMLDYKRYLVETTGSRVSIARSPMRDKTSQNLQERLYQRLMRPMPGLREPENREWNFIFAFPAMTFNLYPDQIDFWLNYPLDERRTLSVWQSFRPPETAGRRDRIVRRLNTRINSLVQHEDNDLTARVQEGLGSSLYRAGVIGARENGLLHFHDLIRDAIPATAIDDEDEGVRALAAGAPA
- a CDS encoding extracellular solute-binding protein, whose product is MTLHPKEPRGHTRRDLLARAGGAALGISSAGSILAACSNSTSTGGGPSSAGAAPTGPGGLPLARPDTRVTLPRWEDPIASGLKPETGGTFQVYNYPDYLYTKLLKEFCAKYDVTPVYTPFDNIASGIQRLASGSVHPDVMEMTPDNLDQVVAGRLIKPLNLDYIPNLQKNIWPQLVSPFYDVGSRYTVPYTCYATGLFWRNDHVKQDIASMKQPWDILWESQSYSGKVALLSEDRETIAMALLRRGITDINTEDPKLINRAVDDLKQLYGICNIKVGDSQYQTIPEGTAWLNQAWSGDPLAGYFYYMPKGTSPKVLSYWKAPKGHVPVQNDCWSICATTKKPVLSHLWLNYMSDNGVAYSNFVNFNGYQPPLNEIDPATLVKKGVIPETLNTCVLTNDDFGPASIQEMTLTDAGRALWQNGYSEFLAG
- a CDS encoding ABC transporter permease is translated as MYPRWLWRGFALPGVVWLILLFIIPFYAVTAVAFGQVNPTLLTPEPVWNPLQWNVGWMNEAITRLRPGGDLWVVVVRTIEYVVVSVGMCIAIGYPVAYYIARHATRTKSLLLILLILPLWISYLMRMLAWVNLLAPDGYVNRFLVWSHVISTPYGWLDGRPITVVFALIYGYIPFFILPLYASLDRIDKSFLEAARDLGASPVRTFLHVTLPLSKTGILGGCVLVALPMFGDYYTPNIVSGAPTTSMLGNQIDLYFHYTSQPTIGAALTLILSVFLVVLMAYYMVTVARATKEQQA
- a CDS encoding ABC transporter permease — protein: MTTTTSAPPRTAAPAPRPSAGRRIRSWFANPWGRPRFLVLITWTYMIWAIVPVLIAVQYSFNDSRSRTIWAGFSTRWYISDPSSVINDPTLSSALQQSLKLAAADVIIATPIGVLLALGLARWRGRGSGTSNFIMLFPLVTPEIVMGVSLLLVFTNLFTFIHTGTFAQILGHVTFSISYVVVIVRGRLFSIGRQYEEAAADLGASPRVALVKVLLPLLTPAIVAGAAICFAISIDDFVISYWLSSGGNTTTVPMAIYAATRAAPLPSTNAIATILSLITLASVILGYVGYRVFTRGERQAGQGMVGDMAAFDI
- a CDS encoding ABC transporter ATP-binding protein, yielding MAGEVSLVDLVKRFGDVAAVAGINVDMPSGEFFSMLGPSGCGKTTTLRMIAGFEQPTEGRILLDGTDMAYTPPHKRNVNTVFQNYALFPHLNVHDNVAFGLRRQKVGKQELRQRVSEALELVQLNGFEKRKPGQMSGGQQQRVALARALVLKPAVLLLDEPLGALDAKLRKALQIELKALQQQVGITFVYVTHDQEEALTMSDRIAVMADGRVEQIGPPQEVYEAPETVFVADFLGVSNMMDADAVGGANICRLMVGDFELDALKGKTDARGPSKVTIRPERVHLEDQDTSGPNRIPGMVERLVYLGNSVQVITRLAIGTTIQVLVQNAGEEIPWKQGTPIQAYLPPEALRVLTDTGAALAKLDEEAVEPV
- a CDS encoding enoyl-CoA hydratase/isomerase family protein, with product MAAAPDEETVSVRREGAVAVVELRRERKLNALSTAMEERLDAAVASADVRESRCVVFAGGARAFSAGADVTEFRDADAASVAAYYAGTGGVYERIARLPQPTLAAVSGYCLGGGLELALAADIRIACPSADFGLPEAGLGIIPSSGGVLRLTRAVGPARAKELILRGRRFGADEAHAIGLVAEVADDARARALEIAAELAARPPLALRTAKATIDLAAESSREAAVLMEQLAYGMLAQTPEAQDAATAFTEKRESGSDPERRR
- a CDS encoding NAD(P)-dependent oxidoreductase, which codes for MRGRVLICDTEFPIATAREILPEAEAGSVADAGPGIAALLVSPESPVSAADIARAPDLRLIATASVGTDHIAMDAAQARGIDVVNVPDYCVEEVSDHALAMVVALRRGLIAGDRSVQAGAWDWTAVGAIGLLTGTRLGVIGFGRIGRRLAASAEALGMEVRHHDPFVAGGMELDDLLAWADAISLHSPLTEETRGMIDEHRLGLMRPGAILVNTARGAVVDREALKAATHVQAAFDNVWERPPGADLLGLPHLTMTPYVGWYSAGRELEPYLRAAQAVAEALSAR
- a CDS encoding acyl-CoA dehydrogenase family protein, with translation MATPAANTTDLTDDQREIQALAREFARAEIRPIAAEVDESDVVSPLEVVYRAADVGLTSFMLPEGVGGGGIGDVLTGCIVQEELNWGCAGIGNLITSAGFFARPLIEVGTPEQRERWLRPLCGPKPPLTALASTEPGVGSDAAAMTTAATRTGPGYRLQGQKTWISNGGLAEYYVIFATVAPGTGARGVTAFVVEKGDAGVSFGEPMRKHGQRAIVSTEVFLQDVDLPADRLLGEEGKGFYSLMHTFDESRIHLAAGAIGIARAALEYATEYARERTAFGKPIGHHQAVGFRLADMATRIDAARLLTHRAARSMDAGRHVPAEAAMAKLFASEAATWCTWAAVQTLGGWGYSREYPVEKWMRDAKLEEIEEGTSDIQRLIISRSLIGR